A single genomic interval of Hemibagrus wyckioides isolate EC202008001 linkage group LG13, SWU_Hwy_1.0, whole genome shotgun sequence harbors:
- the LOC131364084 gene encoding urotensin-2 receptor has translation MNFSRSRTFAGAPRNSNSGSADELVITSTFGTLLSLVYVVGVSGNVYTLVVMCHSIRFATSMYISIINLALADLLYLSTIPFVVCTYFLKDWYFGDVGCRILLSLDLLTMHASIFTLTVMCLERYLAVTKPLDNVKRSKSYRKAMAWGVWILSLLLTMPMIIMVNQTSRKAADGSVKRMCAPTWAPQAYKIYLTVLFCTSIMAPGLIIGYLYTRLARTYLESQRSSALNKGNKRSPKQKVLIMIFTIVLVFWACFLPFWIWQLLPLYHEPLGLAPHIRTCINYLVACLTYSNSCINPFLYTLLTKNYREYLKNRHKSFYRYTSSFKKRPPSLYSWGKSGSSSNQFEFNSETLVMSQLKVQ, from the coding sequence ATGAATTTCAGCCGGTCTCGCACTTTTGCAGGCGCACCCCGGAACAGCAACTCGGGCTCCGCCGACGAGCTGGTCATCACCTCTACTTTTGGCACGCTGCTGTCGCTTGTTTACGTAGTTGGCGTTTCGGGAAACGTGTACACTCTGGTCGTGATGTGCCACTCGATTCGCTTCGCCACCTCCATGTACATTTCTATCATAAACTTGGCGCTCGCGGACTTGCTGTACCTCTCCACGATCCCATTCGTGGTGTGCACGTACTTCCTCAAGGACTGGTACTTCGGAGACGTGGGCTGTCGCATACTGCTCAGTCTGGATCTCCTCACCATGCACGCAAGCATCTTCACGTTAACCGTGATGTGCTTGGAGCGCTACTTGGCCGTGACGAAGCCTCTGGACAACGTGAAGCGCTCCAAAAGCTACCGGAAAGCCATGGCTTGGGGGGTATGGATACTGTCTCTGCTCTTAACCATGCCTATGATCATCATGGTGAACCAGACGAGCAGAAAGGCCGCGGACGGAAGCGTGAAACGCATGTGCGCTCCTACTTGGGCACCTCAGGCGTATAAGATTTATTTGACTGTTCTGTTTTGCACTAGTATCATGGCGCCTGGCCTTATCATTGGCTACCTGTATACCAGATTAGCCAGGACATACCTTGAATCACAGAGAAGCTCGGCTCTAAACAAGGGCAACAAGCGATCACCTAAGCAAAAAGTACTTATAATGATATTTACGATCGTGCTCGTGTTCTGGGCCTGCTTCCTGCCCTTTTGGATATGGCAGCTTTTGCCCCTCTACCATGAACCCCTGGGCCTGGCTCCTCACATACGCACGTGTATTAATTACCTGGTGGCGTGCCTGACCTACAGCAACAGCTGCATTAACCCGTTTCTCTACACGCTGCTCACAAAAAACTACCGCGAGTACCTGAAAAACCGCCACAAGAGCTTCTACCGATACACGTCCTCGTTTAAGAAGCGGCCGCCGAGCTTGTACTCGTGGGGAAAGTCCGGGTCGTCGAGCAATCAGTTCGAGTTTAACTCGGAGACGCTGGTCATGTCACAGCTGAAGGTGCAGTGA
- the uts2r2 gene encoding urotensin-2 receptor 2 isoform X1, giving the protein MAVQRRGNVKTADTTPFEKQIKRVILQSQTKSPYRGYIVPLLALIGTVALLTWLCSVWTNDNTETMVSQEEVLTQPRVFMVQCSEDYQKYKHFPDVLSSGCTPMKCGRAVSDSVVTADEARALKRLAEKGLALGGSDGGASILDLHSGAMSMGRKFINIYRYFNDQIRDIFTEEDFELYRVVRGRIQTVIAETFGLDSSQLYLTKPTFFSRINSTSAKTPHDEYWHPHIDKVTYGSFDYTSLLYLTDYGVDFIGGRFIFMDINRNRTVEPRAGRVSFFSSGSENLHRVEKVAWGTRYAITVSFTCDPDYAIADPSLP; this is encoded by the exons ATGGCTGTGCAACGCCGAGGAAACGTTAAAACCGCAGACACAACTCCCTTTGAGAAACAAATTAAAAG GGTGATCCTACAGAGCCAGACTAAATCACCATACAGAGGATACATTGTGCCCCTGCTGGCCCTCATTGGCACAGTTGCGCTTCTGACCTGGCTCTGCTCAGTCTGGACTAATGACAACACAGAGACTATGGTCTCCCAAGAGGAAGTACTCACACAGCCCAGAGTGTTCATGGTCCAGTGCTCTGAAGATTATCAAAAATACAAGCACTTCCCAG ATGTTCTGTCTTCAGGTTGCACACCTATGAAGTGCGGCCGAGCCGTTTCAGACAGCGTCGTAACGGCGGACGAGGCTCGGGCACTGAagag GTTAGCGGAAAAGGGCCTGGCACTTGGGGGTTCAGACGGAGGC gcatcCATTCTGGATCTGCACTCTGGAGCTATGTCAATGGGGAGAAAGTTCATCAATATCTACAG atATTTTAATGACCAAATAAGAGATATCTTCACCGAAGAGGATTTTGAACTCTACAG GGTCGTGCGTGGCCGCATTCAGACGGTGATTGCTGAAACATTTGGCTTGGACTCCAGTCAGCTGTACCTCACCAAGCCCACCTTCTTCTCCCGCATCAACAGCACCAGTGCTAAGACCCCTCATGATGAATACTGGCACCCACATATTGacaag GTGACGTACGGCTCCTTTGACTACACTTCATTGCTCTACCTAACAGATTATGGTGTGGATTTTATAGGAGGGAGATTCATCTTTATGGACATAAACCGCAACCGAACAGTGGAGCCCCGTGCAG GCCGAGtgtctttcttttcctcagGCTCCGAGAACCTCCATCGTGTGGAGAAAGTGGCATGGGGCACACGTTACGCCATCACTGTGTCCTTCACGTGTGACCCCGATTATGCTATCGCTGATCCCAGCTTACCATAG
- the uts2r2 gene encoding urotensin-2 receptor 2 isoform X2, with protein sequence MAVQRRGNVKTADTTPFEKQIKRVILQSQTKSPYRGYIVPLLALIGTVALLTWLCSVWTNDNTETMVSQEEVLTQPRVFMVQCSEDYQKYKHFPGCTPMKCGRAVSDSVVTADEARALKRLAEKGLALGGSDGGASILDLHSGAMSMGRKFINIYRYFNDQIRDIFTEEDFELYRVVRGRIQTVIAETFGLDSSQLYLTKPTFFSRINSTSAKTPHDEYWHPHIDKVTYGSFDYTSLLYLTDYGVDFIGGRFIFMDINRNRTVEPRAGRVSFFSSGSENLHRVEKVAWGTRYAITVSFTCDPDYAIADPSLP encoded by the exons ATGGCTGTGCAACGCCGAGGAAACGTTAAAACCGCAGACACAACTCCCTTTGAGAAACAAATTAAAAG GGTGATCCTACAGAGCCAGACTAAATCACCATACAGAGGATACATTGTGCCCCTGCTGGCCCTCATTGGCACAGTTGCGCTTCTGACCTGGCTCTGCTCAGTCTGGACTAATGACAACACAGAGACTATGGTCTCCCAAGAGGAAGTACTCACACAGCCCAGAGTGTTCATGGTCCAGTGCTCTGAAGATTATCAAAAATACAAGCACTTCCCAG GTTGCACACCTATGAAGTGCGGCCGAGCCGTTTCAGACAGCGTCGTAACGGCGGACGAGGCTCGGGCACTGAagag GTTAGCGGAAAAGGGCCTGGCACTTGGGGGTTCAGACGGAGGC gcatcCATTCTGGATCTGCACTCTGGAGCTATGTCAATGGGGAGAAAGTTCATCAATATCTACAG atATTTTAATGACCAAATAAGAGATATCTTCACCGAAGAGGATTTTGAACTCTACAG GGTCGTGCGTGGCCGCATTCAGACGGTGATTGCTGAAACATTTGGCTTGGACTCCAGTCAGCTGTACCTCACCAAGCCCACCTTCTTCTCCCGCATCAACAGCACCAGTGCTAAGACCCCTCATGATGAATACTGGCACCCACATATTGacaag GTGACGTACGGCTCCTTTGACTACACTTCATTGCTCTACCTAACAGATTATGGTGTGGATTTTATAGGAGGGAGATTCATCTTTATGGACATAAACCGCAACCGAACAGTGGAGCCCCGTGCAG GCCGAGtgtctttcttttcctcagGCTCCGAGAACCTCCATCGTGTGGAGAAAGTGGCATGGGGCACACGTTACGCCATCACTGTGTCCTTCACGTGTGACCCCGATTATGCTATCGCTGATCCCAGCTTACCATAG
- the uts2r2 gene encoding urotensin-2 receptor 2 isoform X3, whose product MAVQRRGNVKTADTTPFEKQIKRVILQSQTKSPYRGYIVPLLALIGTVALLTWLCSVWTNDNTETMVSQEEVLTQPRVFMVQCSEDYQKYKHFPDVLSSGCTPMKCGRAVSDSVVTADEARALKRLAEKGLALGGSDGGASILDLHSGAMSMGRKFINIYRYFNDQIRDIFTEEDFELYRVVRGRIQTVIAETFGLDSSQLYLTKPTFFSRINSTSAKTPHDEYWHPHIDKAECLSFPQAPRTSIVWRKWHGAHVTPSLCPSRVTPIMLSLIPAYHRVLLRWLEPWDKNIRREDT is encoded by the exons ATGGCTGTGCAACGCCGAGGAAACGTTAAAACCGCAGACACAACTCCCTTTGAGAAACAAATTAAAAG GGTGATCCTACAGAGCCAGACTAAATCACCATACAGAGGATACATTGTGCCCCTGCTGGCCCTCATTGGCACAGTTGCGCTTCTGACCTGGCTCTGCTCAGTCTGGACTAATGACAACACAGAGACTATGGTCTCCCAAGAGGAAGTACTCACACAGCCCAGAGTGTTCATGGTCCAGTGCTCTGAAGATTATCAAAAATACAAGCACTTCCCAG ATGTTCTGTCTTCAGGTTGCACACCTATGAAGTGCGGCCGAGCCGTTTCAGACAGCGTCGTAACGGCGGACGAGGCTCGGGCACTGAagag GTTAGCGGAAAAGGGCCTGGCACTTGGGGGTTCAGACGGAGGC gcatcCATTCTGGATCTGCACTCTGGAGCTATGTCAATGGGGAGAAAGTTCATCAATATCTACAG atATTTTAATGACCAAATAAGAGATATCTTCACCGAAGAGGATTTTGAACTCTACAG GGTCGTGCGTGGCCGCATTCAGACGGTGATTGCTGAAACATTTGGCTTGGACTCCAGTCAGCTGTACCTCACCAAGCCCACCTTCTTCTCCCGCATCAACAGCACCAGTGCTAAGACCCCTCATGATGAATACTGGCACCCACATATTGacaag GCCGAGtgtctttcttttcctcagGCTCCGAGAACCTCCATCGTGTGGAGAAAGTGGCATGGGGCACACGTTACGCCATCACTGTGTCCTTCACGTGTGACCCCGATTATGCTATCGCTGATCCCAGCTTACCATAGGGTCCTTCTGAGATGGCTGGAGCCCTGGGACAAAAACATAAGAAGAGAAGATACTTAG
- the psmd11b gene encoding 26S proteasome non-ATPase regulatory subunit 11B, whose translation MAAAAVVEFQRAQSLISTDRNASIDILHSIVRRDVQQDDEEAVRVKEQSILELGTLLAKTGQAAELGGLLKFVRPFLISISKAKAARLVRSLLDLFLDMEAATGQEVELCLECIEWAKAEKRTFLRQALEARLISLYFDTKRYQEALQLGSQLLQELKKMDDKALLVEVQLLESKTYHALSNLPKARAALTSARTTANAIYCPPKLQAALDMQSGIIHAAEEKDWKTAYSYFFEAFEGYDSIDSPRAITALKYMLLCKIMLNLPEEVQALISGKLALRYAGRQTDALKCVAQASKNRSLADFEKALTEYTKELRDDPIISTHLAKLYDNLLEQNLIRVIEPFSRVQITHISDLIKLSKGDVERKLSQMILDKKFHGILDQGEGVLIIFEEPPVDKTYEAALETIQNMSKVVDSLYNKAKKLT comes from the exons ATGGCAGCCGCGGCAGTGGTTGAGTTTCAGAGAGCTCAGTCTCTTATTAGTACGGATCGAAACGCATCTATCGATATTTTACATTCAATAG TCAGGCGAGATGTTCAGCAAGATGATGAAGAGGCAGTGCGTGTTAAAGAACAGAGCATCCTGGAGCTCGGCACTCTCCTGGCTAAGACCGGACAAGCTGCAG AGCTTGGTGGGCTCCTGAAGTTTGTCAGACCTTTCCTGATCTCCATAAGCAAGGCAAAGGCGGCACGACTGGTGCGCTCTCTGTTGGATCTTTTCCTGGATATGGAGGCAGCCACAGGACAGGAGGTTGAGCTGTGTCTGGAGTGCATTGAGTGGGCCAAAGCTGAGAAGAGGACATTCCTCCGACAGGCTCTTGAG GCTCGTTTGATCTCACTTTATTTCGACACTAAGAGGTACCAGGAGGCTTTGCAGCTGG GTTCTCAGTTGCTCCAGGAGCTAAAGAAGATGGATGATAAAGCTTTACTTGTGGAAGTCCAGCTGCTTGAGAGTAAAACCTATCATGCCCTCAGTAACTTGCCCAAGGCCAGAGCTGCCCTTACCTCTGCCAGGACCACAGCCAATGCCATCTACTGTCCACCCAAACTCCAGGCTGCTTTGGACATGCAATCAG GCATTATCCATGCTGCTGAAGAGAAGGATTGGAAGACAGCGTATTCTTACTTCTTTGAGGCTTTTGAAGGCTACGATTCCATCGACAGCCCCAGGGCCATAACTGCACTGAAATACATGCTTCTCTGCAAAATCATGCTCAACTT GCCAGAGGAAGTCCAAGCCTTGATCAGTGGCAAACTGGCCTTGCGTTATGCCGGGAGACAA ACAGATGCGCTAAAGTGTGTAGCGCAAGCCAGCAAGAACAGATCATTAGCAGATTTTGAAAAG GCGCTGACTGAGTACACAAAAGAGCTGAGAGATGATCCCATCATCAGCACACACCTGGCCAAACTCTATGACAACCTGCTGGAGCAGAACCTTATTCGGGTCATTGAGCCCTTCTCCAGAGTACAG ATAACACACATATCAGATCTCATCAAACTCTCAAAG GGTGATGTTGAGAGAAAGCTGTCACAGATGATCCTTGACAAGAAGTTTCATG gcATCCTTGACCAAGGTGAGGGAGTCCTGATCATATTTGAGGAGCCTCCTGTTGATAAGACCTACGAGGCAGCCCTTGAAACCATCCAGAACATGAGCAAAGTTGTGGACTCACTGTACAACAAAGCTAAGAAGTTAACATAG